In one window of Sphingomonas glaciei DNA:
- a CDS encoding HNH endonuclease — protein MYHPELIRHPDSCPALVLNADYTPLSYYPLSLWPWQNAVKAMFLERVDVIAHYDREVHSPSHTLKLPSVIALRQFVRPSEHPAFTRFNLFLRDRFRCVYCGSGRELTFDHVIPRAQGGRTTWENVATACAPCNLRKGGRTPRQAGMHIAHWPERPTSWELQDHGRAFPPGYLHESWRDYLYWDVELDA, from the coding sequence GTGTATCATCCCGAACTCATCCGCCATCCGGACTCCTGTCCGGCACTCGTGCTCAACGCCGACTACACGCCTTTGTCCTATTATCCGCTGAGCCTCTGGCCGTGGCAGAATGCGGTCAAGGCGATGTTCCTCGAGCGGGTCGACGTGATCGCCCATTACGACCGCGAAGTGCACAGCCCAAGCCACACACTGAAGTTGCCGAGCGTGATCGCGCTGCGCCAGTTCGTGCGGCCGAGCGAGCATCCGGCGTTCACCCGATTCAACCTGTTCCTGCGCGACCGCTTCCGCTGCGTCTATTGTGGGTCGGGGCGCGAGCTGACCTTCGACCACGTCATCCCCCGCGCGCAGGGCGGTCGGACGACGTGGGAGAATGTCGCCACCGCCTGCGCGCCGTGCAACCTGCGCAAGGGCGGGCGCACCCCGCGCCAGGCCGGAATGCATATCGCCCACTGGCCCGAGCGACCGACCAGCTGGGAATTGCAGGACCACGGCCGCGCCTTCCCGCCCGGCTACCTCCACGAAAGCTGGCGCGACTATCTCTATTGGGACGTCGAGCTGGATGCCTGA
- a CDS encoding response regulator: MTPTSLRPASRPRLLVVSPNRSHLALLARRLGAEGYSIVTAADGGAALGELHRSPIDLVLAELVMEPMSGPELTRAIREHSGFAEVPVMLIASRAEADPAVRAFAAGAEDVILKPFHFEVLVARIERRRAAAAQVAAMRADMEAMDARAAMKAIELGELKDRMYALEAERRRVSA, encoded by the coding sequence ATGACCCCGACTTCGCTTCGTCCCGCTTCCCGCCCGCGCCTGCTGGTGGTGTCTCCCAACCGCTCGCACCTTGCCTTGCTGGCGCGCCGCTTGGGCGCCGAGGGCTATTCGATTGTTACCGCCGCCGACGGCGGCGCGGCGCTGGGTGAGCTTCACCGCTCGCCGATCGACCTCGTCCTCGCCGAGCTGGTGATGGAGCCGATGAGCGGACCCGAACTGACCCGCGCCATCCGCGAGCATAGCGGCTTTGCCGAAGTGCCGGTGATGCTGATCGCCAGCCGCGCCGAGGCCGATCCGGCGGTGCGCGCCTTTGCCGCAGGGGCCGAGGACGTGATCCTCAAGCCCTTCCACTTCGAAGTGCTGGTCGCCCGCATCGAGCGCCGCCGCGCCGCAGCCGCGCAGGTCGCGGCGATGCGCGCCGACATGGAAGCGATGGACGCCCGCGCGGCGATGAAGGCGATCGAACTCGGCGAGCTCAAAGACCGGATGTACGCGCTCGAGGCCGAACGCCGGCGGGTTTCCGCCTAG
- the galU gene encoding UTP--glucose-1-phosphate uridylyltransferase GalU: MSQTFKPVRKAVFPVAGLGTRLLPATKTMPKEMLTVIDRPLIQYAVDEAREAGIEQLIFVTGRGKSSLVDYFDVSFELEATMKAKGKSLEVLELSRADYGELISVRQQQPLGLGHAVWCARHVVGDEPFAVLLPDDLMAGTPGALRQMVDAYNKVGGNIVCAEEVAAEKTGSYGIVTPGTTEGNLTEVRGLVEKPKPEVAPSRLGVIGRYILQPEVMDLLDAQEPGAGGEIQLTDAMAKLIGTQPFHAVKVDAVRHDCGDRAGYVLATLELAMQRDDLAPLVREALAGL; encoded by the coding sequence ATGAGCCAGACCTTCAAGCCCGTCCGCAAGGCCGTTTTCCCGGTTGCCGGGCTCGGCACCCGCCTGCTCCCTGCGACCAAGACCATGCCCAAGGAAATGCTGACGGTGATCGACCGTCCGCTGATCCAATATGCGGTGGACGAAGCGCGCGAGGCGGGGATCGAGCAGCTGATCTTCGTCACCGGCCGCGGCAAGTCGAGCCTGGTCGATTATTTCGACGTCTCGTTCGAGCTCGAGGCGACGATGAAGGCCAAGGGCAAGAGCCTGGAAGTACTGGAACTGAGCCGCGCCGATTATGGCGAGCTGATCAGCGTTCGCCAGCAGCAGCCATTGGGCCTCGGCCATGCGGTATGGTGCGCCCGCCACGTGGTCGGCGACGAGCCGTTCGCGGTGCTGTTGCCTGACGACCTGATGGCGGGGACGCCCGGCGCGCTGCGGCAGATGGTCGACGCCTACAACAAGGTCGGGGGCAACATCGTCTGCGCCGAGGAGGTCGCGGCGGAGAAGACCGGCAGCTATGGGATCGTCACCCCGGGCACGACCGAGGGCAACCTGACCGAGGTGCGCGGCCTGGTCGAGAAGCCCAAGCCCGAGGTCGCTCCGTCGCGGCTGGGCGTGATCGGCCGCTACATCCTCCAGCCCGAGGTAATGGACCTGCTCGACGCACAGGAGCCGGGAGCCGGCGGCGAAATCCAGCTGACCGACGCGATGGCCAAGCTGATCGGGACCCAACCGTTCCATGCGGTCAAGGTCGATGCGGTGCGCCACGATTGCGGCGACCGCGCTGGCTATGTGCTGGCGACGCTCGAGCTGGCGATGCAGCGCGACGACCTCGCCCCGCTGGTGCGCGAGGCGCTGGCTGGACTCTAG
- a CDS encoding TlpA family protein disulfide reductase — translation MRALFLAAALAALLTSGCDRQAGSQSEAGAEVAAQPGGPGLDRSQAGKAMPELTLKDGDGEDTSLSAIAAGKPLLVNLWATWCAPCVKELPTLDALAERGGVPQVVAISQDTAAPDKIRAFLTGKQVGLEAYQDSKMGLSSALGSQILPTTVLYGSDGKEIWRFTGDLDWTGAKAAELLREAR, via the coding sequence ATGCGTGCTCTCTTCCTCGCCGCGGCACTGGCCGCGTTGCTGACTTCGGGCTGCGATAGGCAAGCCGGGTCCCAAAGTGAAGCCGGGGCGGAGGTGGCGGCCCAGCCCGGAGGTCCCGGCCTCGACCGCAGCCAGGCCGGCAAGGCCATGCCCGAGCTGACCCTCAAGGATGGCGACGGCGAGGACACCAGCCTGTCGGCCATCGCCGCGGGTAAGCCGTTGCTGGTCAATCTGTGGGCAACCTGGTGCGCACCCTGCGTCAAGGAATTGCCGACCCTCGACGCGCTCGCCGAACGCGGCGGCGTCCCGCAGGTGGTCGCGATCAGCCAGGACACCGCCGCCCCCGACAAGATCCGTGCCTTCCTGACGGGCAAGCAGGTCGGGCTCGAGGCCTATCAGGACAGCAAAATGGGCCTGTCGAGCGCGCTCGGCAGCCAGATCCTTCCGACAACGGTCCTCTACGGCTCCGACGGCAAGGAAATCTGGCGCTTCACCGGCGACCTCGACTGGACCGGCGCCAAGGCGGCTGAGTTGCTTCGGGAAGCGCGCTGA
- a CDS encoding SixA phosphatase family protein — MTRALLALLLLALAGCATVAPRPVPNIYVMRHLNTLEGVPNAQLTAEGLRNADKVADWLAKDPPTVVLVSDTDRARATAAPTIARFKPAVLTYDPKDTPALVAQVLASTGTVLVVGHSNTVPDIVAGLGGTRPAPLVHADFGDIWHISGPERTTVRSKLP, encoded by the coding sequence ATGACGCGTGCGCTGCTTGCCCTGCTGCTGCTGGCGCTTGCCGGCTGCGCCACCGTGGCACCGCGGCCGGTGCCCAACATCTACGTCATGCGCCACCTCAACACGCTCGAGGGCGTGCCCAATGCGCAGCTGACGGCCGAAGGGCTGCGCAATGCCGACAAGGTGGCGGACTGGCTGGCCAAGGACCCGCCGACGGTGGTGCTGGTCAGCGACACCGACCGCGCCCGCGCCACCGCCGCGCCGACGATCGCGCGATTCAAGCCGGCGGTGCTGACCTACGATCCCAAGGACACGCCGGCGCTGGTGGCGCAGGTACTGGCCTCGACCGGCACGGTGCTGGTGGTCGGCCACAGCAACACCGTTCCCGACATCGTCGCCGGCCTGGGAGGTACCCGCCCCGCACCGCTGGTCCACGCCGACTTCGGCGACATCTGGCACATCAGCGGCCCGGAGCGGACCACGGTGCGGAGCAAGCTTCCCTAG
- the dapD gene encoding 2,3,4,5-tetrahydropyridine-2,6-dicarboxylate N-succinyltransferase — translation MNDLAAIIDRAWDARDTVGPDTSGEVSEAVARALMLLDSGKERVAEPGPDGWTVNQWLKKAVLLSFRLYPMEAIAGGPGGANWWDKVPSKFAGWDAQEFATRGFRAVPGAIVRRGAYIAPGAVLMPSFVNLGAYVGEGTMVDTWATIGSCAQIGRNVHISGGTGIGGVLEPLQAGPVIIEDDCFIGARSEVAEGVVVERGSVISMGVFLGASTKIVDRATGAISYGRVPAYSVVVPGVLPGKDGGPGLACAVIVKTVDEKTRSKTGINELLRD, via the coding sequence ATGAACGACCTTGCCGCCATCATCGACCGCGCCTGGGACGCCCGCGACACGGTCGGCCCCGATACGTCGGGCGAGGTCAGCGAAGCGGTGGCCCGGGCGCTGATGCTGCTCGACAGCGGCAAGGAGCGGGTGGCGGAGCCCGGCCCCGACGGCTGGACGGTCAACCAGTGGCTGAAGAAGGCGGTGTTGCTCAGCTTTCGGCTGTACCCGATGGAGGCTATCGCGGGCGGCCCCGGCGGGGCGAACTGGTGGGACAAGGTGCCGAGCAAGTTCGCCGGTTGGGACGCGCAGGAATTCGCCACTCGCGGGTTCCGCGCGGTGCCCGGCGCGATCGTTCGCCGCGGCGCCTATATCGCGCCGGGCGCGGTGCTAATGCCAAGCTTCGTCAACCTTGGCGCCTATGTCGGCGAGGGAACGATGGTCGACACCTGGGCCACCATCGGCAGCTGCGCGCAGATCGGCCGCAACGTCCACATCTCAGGCGGGACCGGGATCGGCGGCGTGCTCGAGCCGCTTCAGGCTGGACCGGTGATCATCGAGGACGATTGCTTCATCGGTGCCCGCAGCGAGGTTGCCGAGGGCGTGGTGGTCGAGCGCGGCAGCGTGATCAGCATGGGGGTCTTCCTGGGCGCCTCGACCAAGATCGTCGACCGCGCGACCGGCGCGATCAGCTACGGGCGGGTGCCGGCCTATTCGGTGGTGGTACCGGGCGTTCTGCCGGGCAAGGATGGCGGGCCTGGGTTGGCCTGCGCGGTGATCGTCAAGACGGTGGACGAGAAGACCCGTTCCAAGACCGGGATCAACGAACTGCTGAGGGACTGA
- a CDS encoding pyrimidine 5'-nucleotidase, giving the protein MAAGATSSRLHPPFDRVESWIFDLDNCLYPASTGLFALIDERMSAYIARLLGVEAAEAKRIQKQHFHAHGTTLAGLMKEHDVDPHHFLEDVHDIALDRVGPNARLAAGLGRLPGRKFVFTNGDAPYARRVLERIGIGDQFEHLHDIHACDHRPKPQSHGYELLCARFAIDPAAACMVEDMAQNLRPAKALGMTTVWVDNGSERGNHDSDPGHIDLRITDVADWLDELLEDQ; this is encoded by the coding sequence ATGGCGGCAGGCGCGACATCATCCCGGCTCCATCCCCCGTTCGACCGGGTCGAAAGCTGGATCTTCGACCTCGACAATTGCCTGTACCCCGCCTCGACCGGCCTGTTTGCGCTGATCGACGAGCGGATGAGCGCCTACATCGCCCGCCTGCTCGGTGTAGAGGCGGCGGAGGCCAAGCGGATCCAGAAGCAGCATTTTCATGCGCATGGAACCACGCTGGCGGGGCTAATGAAGGAGCATGACGTCGATCCCCACCACTTCCTCGAAGACGTCCACGACATTGCGCTCGACCGGGTTGGGCCCAATGCGCGGCTGGCGGCGGGGCTGGGCCGGCTGCCCGGGCGCAAGTTCGTCTTCACCAACGGCGATGCGCCTTATGCCCGGCGGGTGCTCGAGCGGATCGGGATCGGCGACCAGTTCGAGCATCTTCACGACATCCACGCCTGCGATCATAGGCCCAAGCCGCAATCGCACGGCTATGAACTGCTGTGCGCGCGGTTCGCGATCGACCCCGCCGCCGCCTGCATGGTCGAGGACATGGCCCAGAACCTGCGCCCGGCCAAGGCGCTCGGAATGACCACCGTATGGGTGGACAATGGCTCCGAGCGTGGCAATCACGACTCCGACCCCGGCCACATCGACCTCCGCATCACGGACGTCGCCGACTGGCTGGACGAGCTGCTGGAGGACCAATGA
- a CDS encoding S8 family peptidase yields MAKALFGSAATLAMLSLSACGGGGGGGVESTPAPPVSTAPVTPVPAPAPTTPAPAPTVATVNYNTAEYQRSNAAVTSGALAAYSAGATGKNIKVAVIDSGINPDALEFSGRIDAASRDVAGSRGLGDDSGHGSAAAGVIAANRNGTGTHGVAFDSTLLVYRADTPGSCTDTEGDGCSFSDTNIARGMDAAVAAGAKVVNLSLGGSAPGTSLLNSMRNAVNAGVVIVISAGNDGEKPEGVDADAFAAVPASRFPTQVIVAGALGSMTSSGTVGLDQLSSFSNRAGVASNNYLAALGSGVRTVNKDGVESRWSGTSFAAPTISGAAALLASAFPNLSGAQIVEILFKSADDLGAAGTDAIFGRGRLNVTRAMQPIGAVSLAGSSETISATGSDAPAAAGDAPAGTASIGAVVLDGYSRAFAVDLARTIRTAPRTEPLHRALGGSYRAGGAGAGPLSVMMTVAERSDGKGYLLSHAGIGPEDLRKARLVAGSAVARLDRKTAIAFGFAEGAKAMERRLSGVASGAFLIARDVAGNPGFDADRGSSIVLRRDLGKAALTISGETGEVTGEQRTLAFGSPYRWTAFSLDRNVGRQWLSLGLGRLEEERSLLGGRMDGLLGGGGAATTFLDLEARRDLGAGWSAGLTARRGWTRFAGGSFTTGAYALDLAASDLMADGDRFGLRLAQPLRIAGGGFAMSLPTSFDYTGMAPGYSIVRSSMVPRGRELDAELSYGRRWLGNGWISGNLFTRLQPGHVQTAALDTGAAVRFSLGF; encoded by the coding sequence ATGGCGAAGGCGCTTTTTGGATCGGCTGCGACCCTGGCCATGCTGAGCCTGTCCGCCTGTGGCGGCGGCGGCGGCGGGGGCGTCGAATCTACGCCCGCCCCCCCGGTAAGCACCGCGCCCGTCACCCCGGTTCCGGCACCGGCCCCGACCACCCCCGCCCCGGCACCGACGGTCGCCACCGTCAACTACAACACGGCCGAATATCAGCGCTCCAACGCCGCCGTCACCTCGGGGGCGCTCGCCGCCTACAGCGCCGGCGCGACCGGCAAGAACATCAAGGTCGCGGTGATCGACAGCGGCATCAATCCCGATGCGCTTGAATTCAGCGGGCGGATCGACGCCGCCAGCCGGGACGTCGCGGGCAGCCGCGGGCTTGGCGACGATTCGGGTCACGGCTCGGCCGCGGCGGGCGTGATCGCCGCCAACCGCAACGGCACCGGCACCCACGGGGTGGCGTTCGACTCGACCCTGCTGGTCTACCGCGCCGACACCCCCGGCAGCTGCACCGACACCGAGGGCGACGGCTGCTCCTTCTCCGACACCAACATCGCGCGGGGCATGGACGCCGCGGTGGCGGCCGGGGCCAAGGTGGTCAATCTCAGCCTCGGCGGGTCGGCGCCCGGGACCAGCCTCCTGAACTCGATGCGCAACGCGGTGAACGCGGGCGTGGTGATCGTGATCTCGGCCGGCAACGATGGCGAGAAACCCGAAGGGGTCGACGCCGACGCCTTCGCCGCAGTCCCCGCCAGCCGCTTCCCGACCCAGGTGATCGTCGCCGGCGCGCTTGGCAGCATGACGAGCAGCGGGACCGTCGGGCTCGACCAATTGTCCAGCTTCAGCAACCGTGCGGGGGTCGCCTCCAACAACTACCTCGCCGCACTTGGGTCGGGGGTGCGGACCGTCAACAAGGACGGGGTCGAAAGCCGGTGGAGCGGCACCAGCTTCGCCGCCCCGACCATCAGCGGCGCCGCGGCGCTGCTCGCCTCGGCTTTTCCCAACCTGTCCGGAGCGCAGATCGTCGAGATCCTGTTCAAGAGCGCCGACGACCTCGGCGCGGCCGGCACCGACGCGATCTTCGGGCGCGGACGGCTCAACGTCACCCGCGCGATGCAGCCGATCGGCGCGGTGTCGCTAGCCGGCAGCAGCGAGACCATCTCTGCCACCGGGTCAGACGCCCCGGCCGCGGCGGGCGATGCGCCAGCCGGTACCGCGAGCATCGGGGCGGTGGTGCTCGACGGCTATTCGCGCGCCTTCGCGGTCGACCTTGCCCGCACCATCCGCACCGCGCCCCGGACCGAGCCGCTCCACCGCGCGCTCGGCGGATCGTACCGCGCCGGCGGTGCGGGGGCGGGGCCGCTCAGCGTGATGATGACCGTCGCCGAACGCAGCGACGGCAAGGGCTATCTCCTCAGCCACGCCGGGATCGGCCCCGAGGACCTGCGCAAGGCGCGGCTGGTGGCCGGCTCGGCGGTGGCGCGGCTCGACAGGAAGACCGCGATCGCTTTCGGGTTCGCCGAGGGCGCCAAGGCGATGGAGCGGCGCCTGTCTGGCGTCGCCAGCGGGGCGTTCCTGATCGCCCGCGATGTTGCCGGCAATCCCGGCTTCGACGCCGATCGCGGAAGCTCGATCGTGCTTCGCCGCGACCTCGGCAAGGCCGCGCTGACGATCAGCGGCGAGACCGGCGAGGTGACCGGCGAGCAGCGCACCCTAGCGTTCGGCTCGCCCTATCGCTGGACCGCGTTCAGCCTCGACCGCAATGTCGGCAGGCAATGGCTGTCGCTCGGCCTCGGCCGGCTGGAGGAAGAACGCAGCCTGCTCGGCGGGCGGATGGACGGCCTGCTCGGCGGCGGCGGCGCGGCCACCACCTTCCTCGATCTCGAAGCCCGCCGCGACCTCGGTGCCGGGTGGAGCGCGGGGCTAACGGCCCGGCGCGGCTGGACCCGCTTCGCCGGCGGCAGCTTCACCACCGGCGCCTATGCGCTCGACCTGGCGGCGAGCGACTTGATGGCTGACGGCGACCGCTTCGGCCTGCGCCTGGCGCAGCCGCTGCGGATCGCCGGCGGGGGCTTTGCGATGAGCCTGCCGACCTCGTTCGACTATACCGGCATGGCGCCCGGCTACAGCATCGTCCGCTCGAGCATGGTTCCGCGCGGGCGCGAGCTCGACGCCGAGCTGAGCTACGGCCGGCGCTGGCTCGGCAACGGCTGGATCAGCGGCAACCTGTTCACCCGCCTCCAGCCGGGGCATGTCCAGACCGCCGCGCTCGACACCGGCGCGGCGGTGAGATTTTCGCTGGGTTTCTGA
- a CDS encoding cystathionine gamma-synthase family protein has translation MENEADLSGVPSRRPMKKSPTSIGNHQLSPETMMMGFGFDPGLSEGSLKPPIFLTSTFVFDTAAHGKRFFEGITGKRPGGAEGLVYSRFNGPNQEILEARLRLWEAAEEALTFSSGMSAIATLLLTFCRPGDVIVHSGPLYAATETLIAKILGQFGITWLDFPSGATGPEIAAVVEAAKAKGRVAMIYLESPANPTNALVDVEAVRAVRDSAFPDASTRPPVAIDNTFLGPLWAKPLASGADISVYSLTKYAGGHSDLVAGGLVGAKKFLDPIRMMRNTIGTILDPNTAWMLLRSLETLELRMSRAGENAAKVCEYLRTHDKVESVGYLGFLEPGTRQADIYNRHCTGAGSTFSLYLKGGEKEAFAFLDNLTIAHLAVSLGGTETLASAPAAMTHLSVPDERKQALGITDNLVRISIGVENADDLIADFENALLAV, from the coding sequence ATGGAAAACGAAGCTGACCTGAGCGGGGTGCCCTCGCGGCGCCCGATGAAGAAGAGCCCGACCTCGATCGGCAACCACCAACTTTCGCCCGAGACGATGATGATGGGGTTCGGCTTCGATCCGGGCCTGTCCGAAGGTAGCTTGAAGCCGCCGATCTTCCTCACCTCGACCTTCGTGTTCGACACCGCCGCGCACGGCAAGCGCTTCTTCGAAGGCATCACCGGCAAGCGTCCGGGCGGCGCCGAGGGGCTGGTCTATTCGCGCTTCAACGGTCCCAACCAGGAGATCCTCGAAGCCCGCCTGCGCCTGTGGGAAGCGGCCGAGGAGGCACTGACTTTCTCCAGCGGCATGTCGGCGATCGCCACCCTGCTGCTGACCTTCTGCCGCCCCGGCGACGTGATCGTCCACTCGGGGCCGCTCTACGCCGCGACCGAGACGCTGATCGCCAAGATCCTCGGCCAGTTCGGGATCACCTGGCTCGACTTCCCGTCGGGCGCAACCGGCCCCGAGATCGCCGCGGTGGTCGAAGCGGCCAAGGCCAAGGGCCGGGTCGCGATGATCTATCTCGAAAGCCCGGCCAACCCGACCAACGCGCTGGTCGACGTCGAAGCCGTCCGCGCGGTCCGCGACTCGGCGTTCCCGGACGCTTCCACCCGTCCGCCGGTCGCGATCGACAACACCTTCCTCGGGCCGTTGTGGGCCAAGCCGCTCGCCTCGGGCGCGGACATCAGCGTCTACAGCCTGACGAAGTATGCGGGTGGCCACAGCGATCTCGTCGCCGGCGGCCTCGTGGGCGCCAAGAAGTTCCTCGATCCGATCCGCATGATGCGCAACACCATCGGCACCATCCTCGACCCCAACACCGCCTGGATGCTTCTGCGAAGCCTCGAGACGCTGGAACTGCGGATGAGCCGCGCGGGCGAGAATGCGGCCAAGGTGTGCGAGTACCTGCGCACCCACGACAAGGTCGAAAGCGTCGGTTACCTCGGCTTCCTCGAACCCGGCACCCGCCAGGCCGACATCTACAATCGCCACTGCACCGGCGCCGGCTCGACCTTCTCGCTCTACTTGAAGGGCGGCGAGAAGGAGGCCTTTGCCTTCCTCGACAACCTCACCATCGCGCACCTCGCGGTCAGCCTCGGCGGGACCGAGACGCTCGCCAGCGCGCCGGCGGCGATGACCCACCTCAGCGTCCCCGACGAGCGCAAGCAGGCGCTCGGCATCACCGACAACCTGGTGCGGATCAGCATCGGGGTCGAGAATGCCGACGACCTGATCGCCGACTTCGAGAACGCGCTGCTCGCGGTCTGA
- a CDS encoding serine hydrolase domain-containing protein has protein sequence MRNWLPLLACLSLMAAGCSEAQNMPGGPPAGAARKAVATRGLDPALMAQVRAQAGALPRVHAVLVARQGEILAEYRLRGSALDRPVNIKSASKSVLSALVGIAIGRGVLTGPEQKIAPLLRADVPAGADPRIERIEIGHLLSMQAGLGRTSGPNYGAWVASPNWVRYALARPFAADPGGEMLYSTGSSHLLSAVLTRASGRSTHALAEEWLGEPLGIDLPQWPRDPQGIYFGGNDMLMSPRALLRFGELYRQDGVWQGRRILPEGWVAQSWRPRTTSPWSGNPYGYGWFSQRSGGYDVHFAWGYGGQMLFIVPDLDLTVVMISDPSPRPREESHVADLARILATGIIPAAEKGLDTS, from the coding sequence ATGAGAAACTGGCTTCCGCTTCTTGCCTGCCTGTCGCTGATGGCGGCCGGCTGTTCGGAAGCGCAGAACATGCCGGGCGGCCCGCCGGCGGGTGCCGCACGCAAGGCGGTCGCCACCCGCGGGCTCGATCCCGCGCTCATGGCCCAGGTCAGGGCGCAGGCCGGGGCCCTGCCGCGGGTCCATGCCGTACTGGTCGCTCGGCAAGGCGAGATCCTGGCGGAATATCGCCTGCGCGGGTCAGCGCTCGACCGGCCGGTCAACATCAAGTCCGCGTCCAAGTCGGTCCTGTCGGCACTGGTCGGAATCGCCATCGGGCGCGGCGTCCTGACCGGCCCCGAGCAGAAGATCGCGCCCTTGCTGCGCGCCGACGTGCCGGCGGGCGCCGACCCGCGGATCGAACGGATCGAGATCGGGCACCTCTTGTCGATGCAGGCCGGGCTGGGCCGAACCTCAGGACCCAATTACGGCGCGTGGGTCGCGAGCCCCAATTGGGTGCGCTACGCCCTGGCGCGCCCGTTCGCGGCCGATCCGGGGGGCGAGATGCTCTATTCCACCGGTTCCTCGCACCTGCTGTCGGCGGTCCTCACCCGGGCCTCGGGGCGCAGCACCCATGCGCTGGCCGAGGAGTGGCTGGGCGAACCGCTGGGTATCGACCTGCCGCAATGGCCGCGCGATCCGCAGGGCATCTATTTCGGCGGCAACGACATGCTGATGTCGCCCCGCGCGCTGCTTCGCTTCGGAGAACTCTACCGCCAGGACGGCGTGTGGCAGGGGCGGCGGATCCTGCCCGAAGGCTGGGTCGCGCAAAGCTGGCGGCCGCGCACCACCTCGCCGTGGAGCGGCAATCCCTACGGCTATGGCTGGTTCTCGCAGCGGAGCGGCGGATACGACGTCCACTTCGCCTGGGGCTATGGCGGGCAGATGCTGTTCATCGTGCCGGACCTCGACCTGACGGTGGTGATGATCTCCGACCCCTCGCCTCGTCCACGCGAGGAGAGCCACGTCGCCGACCTGGCCCGCATCCTTGCGACCGGGATCATCCCCGCGGCCGAGAAGGGCCTCGACACTTCCTAA